The following are from one region of the Blastocatellia bacterium genome:
- a CDS encoding phenylalanine--tRNA ligase subunit beta yields the protein MKISYNWLKTYIDVNASPQELAERLTMVGLAAETVTAKDDDYILEFDITSNRADALSHYGIARELTAIYGVKAELPKLKLKESSVATSSITSVEILNPELCPRYTARVIRGVKVAPSPGWLVKRLESIGQRSINNIADITNFVLLEQGHPLHAFDFHKLVGKRIVVRTARAGETLKTLDGVERKLREDMLVIADDERPSALAGIMGGEYSEISNDTYDVLLESAYFSPASVRRTARVLDMKTEASHRFERGADPEACIRAINRCAELICEIAGGELLADVVDAYPQAITRKNIELRYKRIAALTGLIVEPARVPKLLTELGFEVTTFMPDSHWEVVGPSFRTDINIEEDLVEEIARHVGYEHIPLTLPTWNGAGAYLTGEDRRRKAQSTLIELGYSETISFSWVKTELDKYFQNKELNTLVISNPIDEERPQMRTSLLGGLVESLARNFNFGNRNIRLFEVGKCFEKQDDIVKEYEQLAFLATGQRSESDWQHQQEMLDFYDLKGVVEVVLENCGIKDYELERSSVSYLHSGQAAQIKVADKVLGHFGQMAPSLRDEFKFKQTVFLAELSLEQLLSLPSSDVKYTSLPKLQAVNRDLSFLVPESVSYQELQKAIKDLEIKELVNIRLFDIYTGKNLPTGRRSLSFSLRYQPLAESMTDQQINELDEKIVNLLSSKFDGQLRR from the coding sequence ATGAAAATTAGCTATAACTGGTTAAAAACTTATATTGATGTTAATGCTTCTCCTCAAGAGCTAGCCGAACGTTTAACAATGGTTGGTTTAGCAGCGGAAACTGTTACTGCTAAGGATGACGATTATATTTTAGAATTTGATATTACATCTAATCGTGCTGATGCTTTATCACATTATGGGATTGCACGTGAACTAACTGCAATTTATGGTGTTAAAGCAGAGCTACCAAAGCTTAAGCTAAAAGAATCATCTGTTGCTACTTCTTCTATTACATCTGTAGAAATTCTTAATCCTGAACTTTGCCCCCGTTATACTGCAAGAGTAATTCGAGGTGTAAAAGTTGCTCCATCTCCTGGTTGGCTGGTAAAACGCTTAGAAAGTATTGGACAACGTAGCATCAATAATATTGCTGACATTACCAATTTTGTTTTATTAGAACAAGGTCATCCACTACACGCTTTTGATTTTCATAAATTAGTAGGCAAGCGAATTGTTGTACGTACTGCACGAGCAGGGGAAACACTTAAGACACTTGACGGGGTAGAAAGAAAATTACGAGAAGATATGTTAGTAATTGCTGATGATGAGCGGCCTTCAGCCTTAGCAGGGATAATGGGCGGAGAGTATAGCGAAATTTCTAATGATACTTATGATGTTTTACTAGAAAGTGCTTATTTTAGTCCTGCTTCAGTTCGTCGAACTGCAAGAGTTTTAGATATGAAAACAGAAGCTTCACATCGTTTTGAGCGAGGTGCTGACCCAGAAGCTTGTATTAGGGCGATAAACCGATGTGCAGAGTTAATTTGTGAAATTGCTGGAGGGGAACTTTTAGCGGATGTTGTAGATGCTTATCCTCAAGCGATTACTAGAAAAAATATTGAGCTACGCTACAAAAGAATTGCTGCTTTAACAGGGCTGATTGTTGAGCCTGCTAGAGTTCCAAAACTACTAACAGAACTAGGTTTTGAAGTAACTACATTTATGCCTGATTCACATTGGGAGGTTGTTGGGCCTAGTTTTCGTACAGACATTAACATTGAAGAAGATTTGGTAGAAGAAATAGCTCGTCATGTAGGTTATGAACATATTCCTTTAACTCTGCCTACATGGAATGGTGCAGGTGCATATTTAACAGGTGAAGACCGACGTAGAAAAGCGCAAAGTACATTAATTGAGTTGGGTTATTCAGAGACAATTTCTTTTAGTTGGGTAAAAACTGAGTTAGATAAATACTTCCAAAATAAAGAACTTAATACTTTAGTAATTAGCAATCCAATAGATGAAGAACGTCCACAAATGAGGACTTCACTGCTTGGAGGACTTGTAGAATCTTTAGCACGAAATTTTAATTTTGGTAATCGCAATATTAGGTTATTTGAAGTAGGAAAATGCTTTGAAAAGCAAGATGATATTGTTAAAGAGTATGAACAACTTGCTTTTCTTGCTACAGGTCAACGTAGTGAAAGCGATTGGCAACATCAACAAGAAATGTTGGATTTCTATGATCTAAAAGGTGTTGTAGAAGTTGTGCTAGAAAACTGTGGAATAAAAGATTATGAGTTAGAAAGGTCTTCTGTTAGTTACTTACACAGCGGACAAGCAGCACAAATTAAAGTTGCAGATAAGGTTTTAGGGCATTTTGGACAAATGGCCCCATCACTAAGAGACGAATTTAAGTTTAAGCAAACAGTGTTTTTAGCAGAATTATCATTAGAACAGCTTTTATCTTTACCTAGTTCAGATGTAAAATACACCTCGTTACCTAAATTACAAGCTGTTAATCGTGACCTCTCTTTCCTAGTGCCAGAAAGTGTTAGTTATCAAGAACTTCAAAAGGCAATAAAGGATTTAGAAATAAAAGAATTAGTAAATATAAGACTATTTGATATTTATACAGGAAAGAATTTGCCAACTGGCCGACGTTCTCTATCATTTAGCTTACGTTATCAACCACTAGCAGAATCTATGACAGATCAGCAAATCAATGAATTAGATGAAAAAATTGTTAATCTCTTATCATCCAAATTTGACGGGCAACTACGTCGCTAA
- a CDS encoding cell division protein ZapA, giving the protein MELHPTQVVEVKIYNQTYYIRGEGDSEYIQQLAAYVDRRMKEVAAGTMTADSLRVAILAALNIADELYKIRRKLEQLDYTIGERSSEYAQLLDNLLKKAK; this is encoded by the coding sequence ATGGAGTTACACCCTACACAGGTAGTTGAAGTGAAAATATATAATCAAACTTACTATATTCGCGGTGAAGGCGATAGTGAGTATATACAGCAATTAGCAGCTTATGTTGACCGGCGAATGAAAGAAGTTGCTGCTGGGACTATGACAGCAGATTCATTACGAGTTGCTATTTTAGCTGCGCTTAATATTGCTGATGAACTCTACAAGATTAGACGTAAGTTAGAACAGCTAGATTATACTATTGGAGAACGTAGCAGCGAATATGCTCAACTACTAGATAATTTATTAAAAAAGGCCAAATAG
- a CDS encoding TIGR00282 family metallophosphoesterase produces MKVLMIGDIVGRIGRAVIIEQLKNIRRDYEIDFVVANVENAAGGFGMLPYMGEEFLAAGVDIMTSGNHIFDKRDILEYIKDQPKLLRPANYPVEIPGSGVWSGKHKSIPIAVINLQGRVFMAPNDCPFHAVDRILNNLDKNIRIILVDHHAEATSEKMALGWYLDGRVSAVVGTHTHVPTADERILPKATAYITDLGMTGPYDSVIGIDKNVIIEKFISGLPRKLEIAERECFLCGVIIDINSETGQANSIVRVRVPYD; encoded by the coding sequence ATGAAAGTATTAATGATAGGTGATATAGTTGGCCGTATTGGGCGTGCAGTTATAATAGAACAACTAAAAAATATTAGAAGAGATTATGAAATAGACTTTGTTGTTGCTAATGTTGAAAATGCTGCTGGTGGATTTGGAATGTTACCTTATATGGGAGAAGAATTTTTGGCTGCTGGAGTAGATATAATGACTTCTGGCAATCACATTTTTGATAAAAGGGATATTTTAGAATACATTAAAGATCAACCTAAGTTACTACGTCCGGCTAATTACCCTGTAGAAATTCCTGGTAGCGGGGTTTGGTCAGGTAAACACAAAAGTATTCCTATTGCAGTAATTAATTTACAAGGCCGTGTATTTATGGCACCTAATGATTGTCCTTTTCATGCTGTAGATAGAATACTTAATAATTTAGATAAGAATATCAGAATAATTTTAGTAGACCATCATGCAGAAGCAACTAGTGAAAAAATGGCTTTGGGTTGGTATTTAGATGGCCGAGTAAGTGCGGTAGTAGGTACACATACACATGTCCCTACAGCAGATGAAAGAATTTTACCTAAAGCTACAGCATATATTACAGATTTAGGTATGACTGGGCCATATGACAGTGTAATTGGGATTGATAAAAATGTAATTATAGAAAAATTTATTTCTGGCTTGCCACGTAAGTTAGAAATAGCAGAACGCGAATGTTTCCTGTGTGGTGTAATTATTGATATTAATTCGGAAACCGGACAAGCTAATTCTATCGTTAGGGTAAGAGTTCCTTATGATTAA
- a CDS encoding DUF4870 domain-containing protein codes for MAQQGTIFNPQPNQPYNQAYNQQQYSQYPQNQVDPRYQGSYPPQGTYYDPNQAYQQPYDGQYQQPYQQQYDPNQAYQQPYDGQYQQPYQQQYDPNYQQYDPNQQPVKQGIDLNEIKVNFDPKIASVLSYVLFFISGLYFFFTTEKENRFVRFHAMQSILFSAAWVIVFFVSNIIIISISGFFAVIGLSFMLKLVGVFSNLITLGLVATWIYSMYQAYQGHYWKLPVIGDMAEKQIDAANI; via the coding sequence ATGGCACAGCAAGGAACTATTTTTAACCCACAACCAAATCAACCTTATAATCAAGCTTATAATCAACAGCAATATTCACAGTATCCACAAAACCAAGTAGACCCACGTTATCAAGGTAGCTATCCGCCTCAAGGCACTTATTATGATCCAAACCAAGCTTATCAACAGCCTTATGATGGGCAATATCAACAGCCTTACCAACAACAATATGATCCAAATCAAGCTTATCAACAGCCTTATGATGGGCAATATCAACAGCCTTACCAACAACAATATGATCCAAATTATCAACAATATGATCCCAATCAACAACCTGTAAAACAAGGTATTGACTTAAATGAGATAAAGGTAAATTTTGATCCTAAAATTGCTTCTGTGCTTAGTTATGTACTTTTTTTTATTTCAGGTCTTTATTTTTTCTTTACTACTGAAAAAGAAAATCGGTTTGTTCGATTTCATGCAATGCAATCTATTTTGTTTTCTGCTGCTTGGGTAATAGTCTTTTTTGTCAGTAATATTATTATTATTTCTATAAGTGGATTTTTTGCAGTAATTGGGCTTAGTTTTATGCTTAAGTTAGTGGGTGTATTTAGTAACTTAATTACTTTAGGATTAGTTGCGACATGGATATATTCTATGTATCAAGCTTATCAAGGTCATTACTGGAAACTACCTGTTATTGGTGATATGGCAGAAAAACAAATTGATGCAGCAAATATATAG
- the xth gene encoding exodeoxyribonuclease III, protein MKIVTWNVNSIRARLSRLLDWLIRNQPDIVCLQETKVIDSDFPQTEINAIGYQCTISGQKSYNGVAILSRSDPKNVISQLPGDANDKEKRFLAAEISGIQIINVYVPNGSEIDSDKYKYKLNWYYRLRDYLDTSFSPEQNLLICGDFNVAPDDRDVWDVKHWTGQLHFSEPEKEAHKNLVNWGLKDALRLHYSDAGIYTWWDYRSLGFQRGLGLRIDHILLTNPLTKRCTDVVIDRNERKGEKPSDHAPVTAIFTN, encoded by the coding sequence ATGAAGATAGTTACTTGGAATGTTAATTCCATTCGCGCACGTTTATCTAGACTCTTAGATTGGCTCATACGTAATCAACCAGATATAGTATGCTTACAAGAAACTAAAGTAATAGATTCAGATTTTCCACAAACAGAAATAAATGCTATCGGCTATCAATGCACAATTAGTGGACAAAAATCTTATAATGGAGTAGCAATTTTATCTCGTAGCGATCCTAAAAATGTTATTTCTCAATTACCTGGTGATGCAAATGATAAGGAAAAACGATTTCTTGCAGCAGAAATTTCCGGGATCCAAATTATTAATGTTTATGTGCCTAACGGTAGTGAAATAGATTCAGATAAATATAAATATAAATTAAACTGGTATTATCGCTTAAGAGATTACCTAGATACATCTTTTAGCCCAGAACAAAACCTATTAATTTGTGGGGATTTTAATGTAGCTCCAGATGATAGAGATGTTTGGGATGTTAAACATTGGACAGGACAACTACATTTTAGCGAACCAGAAAAAGAGGCACATAAAAACTTAGTAAACTGGGGCTTAAAAGATGCCCTACGTCTTCATTATTCAGATGCTGGAATTTATACATGGTGGGATTATAGAAGCTTAGGCTTTCAACGTGGTTTAGGCTTAAGAATTGACCATATTTTGCTAACCAATCCTTTAACAAAACGCTGTACAGATGTAGTAATAGATCGTAATGAACGTAAAGGAGAAAAGCCTTCTGACCATGCACCAGTAACAGCAATTTTTACCAACTAA
- a CDS encoding serine/threonine-protein phosphatase, with the protein MYRLSCTEVWGGNQNTNDDVCSNGLTATIFSSSSDGGKGGDVYYFSVCGQDLLTRIAIADVVGHGQAVSHISQWVYTTLKKNLGNLDNNVVLANINQLAYEQGFQAMTTAAIISYFIKSGLLSFSYAGHPPFIWRNQERLWQLLSIDKPLTTPSNLPLGIMESVAYDQGQVFVSKGDRFIVYTDGVIETSNSDGDFFGQEQLLKVLQDGQNDSLIELKARIIKALQQHANGDLSHDDVTFMAVEVN; encoded by the coding sequence ATGTATCGCCTAAGTTGTACTGAAGTTTGGGGAGGAAACCAAAATACTAATGATGATGTTTGCAGCAATGGTTTAACAGCAACAATTTTTTCTAGTTCCAGTGATGGTGGTAAGGGTGGAGATGTTTATTATTTTAGTGTTTGTGGGCAGGATTTATTAACACGGATTGCAATTGCAGATGTAGTTGGTCATGGTCAAGCAGTAAGTCATATTAGCCAATGGGTTTACACAACACTAAAAAAAAATCTTGGTAATCTTGATAATAATGTTGTGTTAGCAAATATTAATCAACTTGCTTATGAGCAAGGTTTTCAAGCTATGACTACTGCTGCAATAATCAGTTACTTTATAAAATCAGGTTTGTTATCTTTCTCCTATGCTGGACACCCGCCTTTTATTTGGCGAAATCAAGAACGTCTTTGGCAACTACTTAGTATTGATAAACCCTTAACTACTCCTTCTAACCTTCCATTAGGAATAATGGAGAGTGTAGCTTATGATCAAGGCCAGGTTTTTGTTAGCAAAGGAGATCGCTTTATTGTTTATACAGATGGAGTAATTGAAACTTCTAACAGCGATGGAGATTTTTTTGGACAAGAACAACTCCTTAAAGTGCTTCAAGATGGGCAAAATGATAGCTTAATAGAGTTAAAAGCTCGTATAATCAAAGCTTTGCAACAACATGCTAATGGAGATTTATCTCATGATGATGTTACATTTATGGCGGTTGAAGTTAATTAA
- a CDS encoding ankyrin repeat domain-containing protein, translating into MTKLKLTVLIALKFLLISSITMAISLYLMLTYLPNPSIFDILNNPHPAILWPRVFGFWFLLLAIIGLVILVKNKFANKNPSTNSNELVKPLISTWLIFVAIAIPSGLLTMRITNYFSPSLRRHVNYHLVEAARFNDSITLLWLFTIASKDQLDPLLEITLRNSSDASLRILMAIGIKPNENDLKLLMIEAAANGNNNMLQLLKDQGISINITTTYGQYPLLAAVEHNKIDTVKFLLSAGADPNKVIKGSYPLLITALLNDNTEIAKTLIKAGVDLKSCLLGKDFSLARKDISETQTSTSLTLTPDSTPLMLAAASANVEALKALIEAKADVNITNSQGYTALMCAKASVCSECEQILVNAGAK; encoded by the coding sequence ATGACAAAACTTAAACTCACTGTTTTGATAGCCTTAAAGTTTTTACTTATTAGTTCTATAACAATGGCAATAAGTCTTTACTTAATGTTAACTTATTTACCCAATCCATCAATATTTGATATCTTAAACAATCCTCACCCTGCTATTTTGTGGCCCAGAGTTTTTGGTTTTTGGTTTTTGTTATTAGCAATAATTGGTTTAGTAATTTTAGTGAAAAACAAATTTGCCAACAAAAATCCCTCTACTAATTCTAATGAACTAGTAAAACCTCTTATCAGTACTTGGTTAATATTTGTAGCTATTGCTATCCCCTCAGGACTTTTAACTATGAGAATCACAAACTATTTTAGTCCTTCTTTACGTCGCCATGTAAATTACCACTTAGTAGAAGCAGCAAGGTTTAATGATAGTATTACTCTATTGTGGCTATTTACAATTGCTAGCAAAGATCAATTAGACCCTTTACTAGAAATTACCTTACGTAATAGCAGTGATGCTTCATTAAGGATACTAATGGCTATTGGAATAAAGCCTAATGAAAATGATCTAAAATTACTTATGATTGAAGCAGCAGCAAATGGAAATAATAATATGCTTCAGTTATTAAAAGACCAAGGGATAAGTATTAATATAACTACAACTTATGGTCAATACCCTTTATTAGCAGCCGTAGAACATAATAAAATAGATACTGTCAAATTTTTATTATCAGCAGGAGCAGATCCAAATAAAGTAATTAAAGGCTCTTACCCTTTACTAATAACTGCGTTGTTAAATGATAATACTGAGATAGCCAAAACTTTAATAAAAGCTGGTGTAGACTTAAAAAGCTGCTTATTAGGAAAGGATTTTTCCCTTGCTCGTAAAGACATATCAGAAACTCAAACATCTACTAGCTTAACATTGACACCTGATAGCACACCATTAATGCTTGCAGCAGCTAGTGCTAATGTAGAAGCACTTAAAGCATTAATTGAGGCTAAAGCCGATGTTAATATAACAAACTCCCAAGGTTATACAGCTTTAATGTGTGCTAAAGCCAGTGTTTGTAGCGAGTGTGAGCAAATTTTAGTAAATGCTGGTGCTAAATAA
- a CDS encoding protein kinase: MKECPLCKFCFEDNILSCPNDGNKLVFSWSGSPNILDKYRIDYVLGRGRTGVVYCATQIVLMRQVAFKVLPTQLLNNADAVNRFRTEALAIAKLEHPNIIKIYDYGTLPTGGAYMAMKLLKGHSLTQEILGNTQLPFLRILAIMQQICSGIALAHENRVVHCDLRPDNIILDNTEGKELVQIVDFGIARLREVSNSGTIYSVHNSAAEGAPSYMSPEQCLGEKLYPTSDIYSLGVILYEMLTGVVPFDSPVGADVALKHIQTSPTPPSQLRSYTSPLLDQVVLKALAKSPKQRFDSALLLLEALEPALRESEEHFANAIKSKQLIKSTSELDKNTSPLSPEILAIVRTSMEEIANEKKKANVTSPLVAPPFKVPEPIIATSPEFSKIRVLIVDDDPGMLETFIVIFENFGTQTITAIDGQDAWEKIRLFPPNLIISDIIMPNVDGWQLFLQCRKDPSLSEIPFIFITGRDVKEEKILALEQGVEDYWIKPFVVLEITLRLKRLLKRIAKKISLKFFILNLYVKSC, from the coding sequence ATGAAAGAATGCCCACTTTGTAAGTTCTGCTTTGAAGATAATATCTTATCTTGTCCAAATGATGGTAACAAATTGGTTTTTTCCTGGTCTGGTTCACCAAATATTTTAGATAAATATAGAATAGATTATGTTTTAGGTCGCGGGCGTACAGGAGTAGTTTACTGTGCTACGCAAATAGTTTTGATGAGACAAGTAGCTTTTAAGGTTTTACCAACACAATTATTAAACAATGCTGATGCTGTTAATCGCTTTCGCACGGAAGCTTTAGCTATAGCTAAATTAGAACATCCAAACATAATTAAAATCTATGATTATGGGACATTGCCAACAGGTGGAGCTTATATGGCAATGAAACTATTGAAGGGGCATTCTTTAACGCAAGAAATACTTGGTAATACCCAACTACCTTTTTTGCGTATTTTAGCTATTATGCAACAAATTTGTTCTGGAATTGCTCTAGCACATGAAAACCGAGTGGTACATTGTGACTTAAGACCAGATAATATTATTTTAGATAATACTGAAGGAAAAGAATTAGTACAAATTGTTGATTTTGGGATTGCTCGTTTAAGAGAAGTTTCTAATAGTGGAACTATTTATTCTGTACATAATAGCGCGGCAGAAGGTGCGCCTTCTTATATGTCTCCAGAGCAATGTTTAGGGGAAAAGCTTTATCCTACTTCTGATATTTATAGTCTTGGGGTGATACTTTATGAAATGCTTACAGGTGTAGTGCCTTTTGATAGTCCTGTAGGAGCGGATGTTGCATTAAAACATATTCAAACATCTCCAACACCACCTTCTCAACTACGTTCATATACTAGCCCTTTACTAGATCAAGTAGTGTTAAAAGCTTTAGCTAAATCACCTAAGCAGCGTTTTGATTCAGCCTTACTTTTGTTAGAAGCACTTGAGCCTGCTTTAAGAGAAAGTGAAGAACATTTTGCTAATGCAATAAAATCAAAACAGTTAATTAAATCTACTTCAGAGCTTGATAAGAATACTAGTCCTTTGAGTCCAGAAATTTTAGCTATTGTTAGAACTTCTATGGAGGAAATAGCTAATGAAAAGAAAAAAGCTAATGTAACATCTCCTTTAGTTGCACCTCCTTTTAAGGTTCCTGAACCTATTATAGCTACAAGTCCAGAATTTAGTAAAATAAGGGTTTTAATAGTAGATGATGATCCTGGCATGTTAGAAACTTTTATAGTAATTTTTGAAAACTTTGGCACACAAACTATAACTGCAATAGATGGACAAGATGCATGGGAGAAAATAAGACTTTTCCCACCTAATTTAATTATCTCCGATATAATTATGCCTAATGTGGATGGATGGCAACTTTTTCTTCAATGTAGGAAAGACCCTAGTTTAAGCGAAATCCCATTTATTTTTATTACAGGTCGAGATGTTAAGGAAGAAAAAATTCTTGCTTTAGAACAAGGGGTAGAAGATTATTGGATTAAACCTTTTGTTGTTTTAGAAATTACATTACGCTTAAAACGCTTATTGAAACGTATTGCTAAAAAAATTAGCCTAAAGTTTTTTATATTAAACCTTTATGTCAAAAGCTGCTGA
- a CDS encoding metallophosphoesterase — translation MEKWLRQASLIAAFLGLICFVYGFIEPYWISISYIKLATSKLSKNSKPLKIVHFSDLHSDPKPRLETTLPELIAKEHPDIIVFTGDTLNSPEGLEVAKNFFSKLSKIAPTYVVKGNWDSWFWYNLDLFGETGVKELKSTSEKLSINGYNFWITGVPVGQANQIPKLLNQIPKDEFSILLYHYPDEIEDLAGQIDLYCAGHTHGGQIAMPFYGALITYSKFDKKYESGLYKVKDTWLYVNRGIGMEGGNTPRVRFCARPELTIIEIYPTK, via the coding sequence TTGGAAAAATGGTTAAGACAAGCAAGTTTAATAGCTGCTTTTTTAGGATTGATTTGCTTTGTCTATGGTTTTATAGAACCTTACTGGATTTCTATTTCTTATATTAAACTTGCTACTTCTAAACTCTCTAAAAATTCAAAACCCTTAAAAATAGTTCATTTTTCTGATTTACATAGTGATCCAAAACCCCGCTTAGAAACCACTTTGCCAGAGCTTATTGCTAAAGAACATCCAGATATAATTGTTTTTACAGGTGATACACTTAACTCACCTGAAGGATTAGAGGTAGCTAAAAATTTTTTTTCTAAATTATCTAAAATAGCTCCAACCTATGTTGTTAAAGGTAATTGGGATAGTTGGTTTTGGTATAATTTGGATTTATTTGGCGAAACAGGAGTTAAAGAGCTTAAATCTACTAGTGAAAAATTATCTATAAATGGTTATAACTTTTGGATTACAGGAGTTCCTGTAGGACAAGCAAATCAAATCCCTAAACTACTTAATCAAATCCCTAAAGATGAATTTTCAATACTTTTATATCATTACCCTGATGAAATAGAAGATTTGGCAGGTCAGATAGATTTATATTGTGCTGGACATACTCATGGAGGGCAAATAGCAATGCCTTTTTACGGAGCATTAATTACTTATTCTAAGTTTGATAAAAAATATGAGTCAGGTCTTTATAAAGTTAAAGATACTTGGCTTTATGTTAATCGTGGTATAGGTATGGAAGGAGGAAATACCCCTAGAGTAAGATTTTGTGCTAGACCAGAACTTACCATAATAGAAATTTACCCTACAAAATAA
- a CDS encoding DMT family transporter: MKSLYLPVFLAIIGNILYHISQKSIPKTANPFFSIIIAYIIGIIICIFASFFYTTDKPFFSAIKDTNWAVVVVGIAAMLIEIGFLLAYRIGWNVTFTGTLVGAVGALLLIPIGIIAYKEKISVWNLLGILFSILGLALISIKTEKS; encoded by the coding sequence GTGAAGTCACTTTATCTACCAGTTTTTTTAGCTATTATTGGTAATATTCTTTATCATATTTCCCAAAAATCTATTCCTAAAACAGCAAACCCTTTTTTTTCTATAATAATTGCTTATATTATTGGAATTATTATTTGTATTTTTGCAAGCTTTTTTTATACAACTGATAAACCTTTTTTTAGTGCAATTAAAGATACAAATTGGGCTGTTGTTGTTGTTGGTATAGCAGCAATGTTAATTGAAATAGGTTTTTTATTAGCTTATCGGATAGGTTGGAATGTAACTTTTACAGGTACTTTAGTTGGTGCTGTAGGAGCTCTATTATTAATCCCTATTGGCATAATAGCTTATAAAGAAAAAATATCTGTTTGGAATTTATTAGGAATTTTATTTTCTATTTTAGGTTTAGCTTTAATTTCTATAAAGACAGAAAAGAGCTAA
- a CDS encoding Holliday junction resolvase RecU, which produces MRATLKRRGADVGSSFQAAINSTNNAYAQAERAYITRKAIPGKYLMKRGEQRRGLNIPNVADLPINQKNISGAQLIALTKEQGNPLLLREFVPESKAEPDYGGAVAPSGRAIFYDAKTTQRDRLDLDNLHPHQIYFLECMATTGAISGFLVEFSTHRKVYFLPIQLVRRYCNTTGYKSVPFRFFENHLVKVEAGKGLLIFDYLTAIEKQEELYGRDYNNLVIPKKA; this is translated from the coding sequence ATGAGAGCAACATTAAAAAGGCGTGGTGCTGATGTTGGTAGTAGTTTCCAAGCTGCTATAAATAGTACTAATAACGCTTATGCTCAGGCTGAACGCGCTTATATAACCCGTAAAGCTATACCTGGTAAATATTTAATGAAACGTGGAGAGCAAAGACGAGGCTTAAATATTCCAAATGTTGCGGATCTACCTATCAATCAAAAAAATATTTCTGGGGCGCAATTAATTGCCCTCACTAAAGAACAAGGTAATCCTTTATTACTTCGTGAATTTGTGCCTGAATCAAAAGCTGAACCTGATTATGGTGGTGCGGTTGCCCCTAGCGGTCGAGCAATATTTTACGATGCTAAAACAACTCAACGTGACCGACTAGACTTAGATAACCTTCATCCTCATCAAATCTACTTCTTAGAATGTATGGCAACAACTGGAGCTATCTCAGGTTTTTTAGTTGAGTTTTCAACACATAGAAAAGTTTATTTCCTGCCAATTCAATTAGTTAGGCGTTATTGCAACACTACAGGTTATAAAAGCGTACCATTTCGTTTTTTTGAAAATCACTTAGTCAAAGTAGAAGCAGGCAAAGGTTTACTAATTTTTGACTATTTAACTGCAATTGAAAAACAAGAAGAGCTTTATGGACGAGATTATAATAATTTAGTAATCCCTAAAAAAGCTTAA